The window AGTAAACGCCGTCACCTGCAACCAGTGTGCGATTTTCCAGCACTTCAACCAGCCCATCGGCCCACGCGGCACTGCGCAACACACCGGAACTCTGGTTTTTGTAGATGATGGCCTGGCCATTCTCCAGTCGACCGCGCAAGTATTCACGTCGATTGCCGGCGATGGTCCAGTCAAATCCTGCCGGCACCTGCACCTTCAGCAGCTCCACCTGTTTGACGCCCTGACGCCGCAAAATATAAGGCCTGGCCAATAGGGCGAAGGTCACTAGAGTCGATGCCGGATTACCGGGTAAGCCAATCACCGGTACCCCACGAAAATGTCCAAATGTCAGCGGTTTGCCGGGTTTGATGGCGAGCTTCCACAAACTCAGCTCCCCTTCCTCCCGCAAGGCAATACCGAGAAAGTCAGCCTCGCCCACCGATACACCACCGGTAGAGAGAATCAGATCGACATTCTGCAAGTCACCCAGTCGTGCTCGCGTGGTTTCCAGATTATCCGGAAGAATCCCGGCGTCGATCACTTCACAACCCAACCGCTGCAACCAACTGCAGAGCAAAACGCGGTTGCTGTTATAGATCTGTCCTGGCCCAAGCGGCTGACCTGGCTCAATCAACTCATCCCCGGTGGACAGAACCGCAACGCGCACCTTGCGAACCACGTCCAGTTCGGCACACCCCAGCGAGGCAGCCAGACCTTGTTCAATCGGCCCCAAACGGGTACCCGCCGGCAAGATCAGTTCACCGACCGTGGTTTCCTGGCCTTGTGGACGAATGTTCTGCCCAATGCTCAAGTGCTCGGTGAAACGTACGCGTTCATCCGCCAGCACTTCGGCGTTTTCCTGCATCTCGACGCAATCGGCCCCGGCGGGAACAGGCGCACCCGTGAAGATTCGAGCACACGTACCCGGCTTCAAGGGTTCAGGTGCCTGCCCGGCAAAGATCTTCTGGCTGACGACCAACGGCTCTGCGGTCCAGTCAGCCATGCGCAAGGCATAACCGTCCATGGCGCTATTCGGCCAGGGTGGCAAATCGAGGGTCGACACCAGATCATCGGCCAGGACACGCCCCTGGACCTGCGCCAGCGGCAGACGCTCACGTTCGACAATCCTTGAGTTGTCGGCCATTTCCAGCAAACGCGCCAGCGCCACCTCGACCGGCATCAGGCTGCCGGACTTGCCTGGCTTACCCGCGGGATTCACAGGGAGCCGCCTGTTTCAGATGAGTCACGAAATTGCAGGGGCGATGCCGCGAATCCAGTTGCTCGCCAAGAATGCCGTCCCACCCGGTGCGTACGGCATTGGTCGAGCCCGGCAAGCAGCAAACCAGCGTGCCGTTGGCCAAACCTGCCAAGGCGCGCGATTGCACGGTCGAGGTGCCAATGTCCGCTACCGAGATTTGCCGGAACAGTTCACCAAAGCCATCGACTTGCTTGTCGAGCAAGCAGCTCACGGCTTCCGGCGTGCTGTCGCGCCCGGTGAAACCGGTGCCGCCAGTGATCAGCACCACCTGCACGACATCGTCGGCAATCCAGTTGGCGACTTGCGCGCGAATTTTGTAGAGGTCATCTTTAAGCAACACCCGGCAAGCCAGGTTATGGCCGGCAGCCGTCAAGCGGTCGACGAAGACCTGGCCTGAGGTATCGGTTTCCAGGGTGCGGGTGTCACTTACCGTCAGCACTGCAATGTTGAGCGGCGCGAAAGGTACATCAGCCTTGGCTTTCATAGGCTCGTCCAGTTGTAGGAGAAACAGCCCGGTGTTATATCACAGCGCCCCCATTTTTCGCCGCCCCCACGGAGACGAGCCATGAATCCGAGTTCACAATTACCACCCTGCTCCATTCTCCTCCTGGCGGGCGGACGCGGCCAACGCATGGGCGGTCAGGACAAAGGGTTGGTGGAATGGCACGGCGAGCCGCTGATTGCACATCTGCATCGCAAGGCTCGCCCGCTGAGCGATGACCTGATTATCTCCTGCAACCGCAACCTGGAAAAATACGCGCCCTACGCCGACCAGTTGGTTCATGACGACGAAGGCGACTTTCCGGGGCCATTGGCAGGCATTCGTGCGGGCCTGAAAGCGGCTCGCCATACCCACTTGCTGGTCTTGCCCTGCGACGTGCCGCGCATCGATGAAGCACTGCTCACCAGCATGCGCGAAACCGCCAGCCAGCATCCCGACAAACCGTTGATGTTGCGCCATGATGAGCATTGGGAACCCTTGTTGTGCGTGATTCCCGTGGCACTTCGCGACGACTTCGAAAGCGCATGGAGCGACGGTGAACGCAGCCCGGGCCGACTCATGCGCAAGCTGGGTGCAACTGCGCTACAGTGCCCTGACAACGATCCGCGTCTGGCCAACCTGAACACGCCGGAACTGTTAAGCGAACACAACACTGTGTCAGACTGAACGCACCCGAGGAACTTGCACGTGCTGCACACGTCTGAAGTTCAGTAACCAAAGAATTCATTTTCGGAGACACACCCATGACTCAACGGACCCTGGCCACTTTCATGCTCGCACTGGGCCTCGCTACCCTCGCCGGTTGCGCATCGCCTACAGTGATCACCTTGAATGACGGTCGCGAAATCCAGGCCGTCGACACGCCAAACTATGACAAGGATTCGGGCTTCTACGAATTCGAACAACTGGATGGCAAACAAACCCGCATCAACAAGGATCAGGTTCGTACCGTTAAAGAGTTGTAATCTTCGCGGCGACACCGGATACAAAAATGCCCCGACTTGTCGGGGCATTTGCTTTTCTGGCACGGCAACTTACGGGTTGGGTTCTTTCGCAAGCTTGTCCACCCGGGTCAATGCCTGCGTGGCTTCGGTGATGCATTTTTTGTCGTCGTTCGCTGCGTTGGCCGCTTCCGCGCTGGCCTGCATCCGTTTGACTTCCATGGTGGTGTTTTCGGACGTAGCCGGCAGGGTGGTGACCTTGTCCCTGAGCTCCTGGAGCTTGATGGTACAAAGGTCATGGTCTGCAGCAAACACAGGATTGGCCAACATTGCAGCGCAAATGAACATTCCAGCGAAAACGGTACGCTTCATGGGTATCTCCTTGCTTGGAAGGACTCGGAGCTGCCGAATGATCTGGCTGGACTGCCGAGGACTTTGAACGCCACGTTCGTGGGGCCTGTTCAAATGACTACGAACCTGACCACAAATTCGTTTTTTTCAAACAATACTCCAGCGCGGACAACAATCCTCCTGATCACCACTGCAGGGTGATCGTGCTCTCGAACTCTCTTTCCTGTCCCGTGACCGGGTCCACGAACTTTAGCCCTTGCGCCAGCAACTTCAATGGATTGGCGTAATCATCCTCCACATCCTTGAGCACCCGAGGATAAAACGGGTCGTTGCAAATGCTCGCGCCCAACGCTGTCATGTGCACCCGCAATTGATGTTTCTTGCCCGTCACCGGGTAAAGGCCATAACGCCAGAGATCGCCGTTCTTCTCCCTGACCTCGACAGCCGTTTCGGTGTTGCTGGCGCCCGGCCCTTCCTGCATACGGAAGAAAGGTTCACCGTCAATGAGTCGACTTTTATGAACCAATGGAAACGAGAGCTCCGGCAATGCTCGCGCGATGGCCTCGTAGCGTTTTTCGATCTGCCGTGTAGGAAACAACGACTGGTAGGCCGAACGGCTTTGAGGATTGGCGGAAAACAGCACCAGCCCCGCCGTATGCCGGTCAATGCGGTGCAAGGGCACCAGGTGCGGATTATCCAGGCGACGGATCAGCCGCCTCAGCAGGGTTTGTTCAACGTACTCACCGGCCGGCGTCACCGGCAGAAAATGCGGTTTGTCCGCCACCACCAGATGCTCGTCCGCGTACAGGATCGACTCCACCAGCGGGATCGGTTTTTCGTCCGGCACTTCCCGAAAGTAG of the Pseudomonas sp. MAG733B genome contains:
- the glp gene encoding gephyrin-like molybdotransferase Glp; the protein is MNPAGKPGKSGSLMPVEVALARLLEMADNSRIVERERLPLAQVQGRVLADDLVSTLDLPPWPNSAMDGYALRMADWTAEPLVVSQKIFAGQAPEPLKPGTCARIFTGAPVPAGADCVEMQENAEVLADERVRFTEHLSIGQNIRPQGQETTVGELILPAGTRLGPIEQGLAASLGCAELDVVRKVRVAVLSTGDELIEPGQPLGPGQIYNSNRVLLCSWLQRLGCEVIDAGILPDNLETTRARLGDLQNVDLILSTGGVSVGEADFLGIALREEGELSLWKLAIKPGKPLTFGHFRGVPVIGLPGNPASTLVTFALLARPYILRRQGVKQVELLKVQVPAGFDWTIAGNRREYLRGRLENGQAIIYKNQSSGVLRSAAWADGLVEVLENRTLVAGDGVYFIPLSEVLD
- the mobA gene encoding molybdenum cofactor guanylyltransferase MobA, yielding MNPSSQLPPCSILLLAGGRGQRMGGQDKGLVEWHGEPLIAHLHRKARPLSDDLIISCNRNLEKYAPYADQLVHDDEGDFPGPLAGIRAGLKAARHTHLLVLPCDVPRIDEALLTSMRETASQHPDKPLMLRHDEHWEPLLCVIPVALRDDFESAWSDGERSPGRLMRKLGATALQCPDNDPRLANLNTPELLSEHNTVSD
- the moaB gene encoding molybdenum cofactor biosynthesis protein B, with the translated sequence MKAKADVPFAPLNIAVLTVSDTRTLETDTSGQVFVDRLTAAGHNLACRVLLKDDLYKIRAQVANWIADDVVQVVLITGGTGFTGRDSTPEAVSCLLDKQVDGFGELFRQISVADIGTSTVQSRALAGLANGTLVCCLPGSTNAVRTGWDGILGEQLDSRHRPCNFVTHLKQAAPCESRG
- a CDS encoding YgdI/YgdR family lipoprotein, which produces MTQRTLATFMLALGLATLAGCASPTVITLNDGREIQAVDTPNYDKDSGFYEFEQLDGKQTRINKDQVRTVKEL
- a CDS encoding pseudouridine synthase; this translates as MSTSPFSAAHSQASTLYLPPGSWQTVLDCLCEHFSAIGRDQWLDRIARGRVLDGQGAPIALDLPYKEGLRIHYFREVPDEKPIPLVESILYADEHLVVADKPHFLPVTPAGEYVEQTLLRRLIRRLDNPHLVPLHRIDRHTAGLVLFSANPQSRSAYQSLFPTRQIEKRYEAIARALPELSFPLVHKSRLIDGEPFFRMQEGPGASNTETAVEVREKNGDLWRYGLYPVTGKKHQLRVHMTALGASICNDPFYPRVLKDVEDDYANPLKLLAQGLKFVDPVTGQEREFESTITLQW